The following coding sequences lie in one Peribacillus frigoritolerans genomic window:
- a CDS encoding acetyl-CoA C-acetyltransferase: MSHVYILGGARTPFGSFGGVLKDVSAIDLGVIASKGAIEKSNISVDEVEHVFAGNVIHTSKNASYLSRHIALKAGVPIESPALTLNRLCGSGLQAVVSAAQSIILKDADVALALGTENMSQSPHVLRDVRFGTGLQAPQMDDMLWATLSDEYIGCGMGVTAETLAEKYELTRDDQDSLAVQSHQKSAKAQLTGRFQQEISPVTIFTNKGKEITILEDEHIRHNASIEALAKLKPAFKKDGTVTAGNASGINDGAAALILGSESFLQNNHNVKPLARIISWGIAGVDPNIMGIGPVPASQLALRKVGLNIEDIDLFEINEAFSAQYLAVERELGLKREIVNVNGGAIALGHPVGASGARIIYSLAQELRNRGKRFGLASLCIGGGQGISVIIEAL, from the coding sequence ATGAGTCATGTTTATATTTTAGGTGGAGCCAGGACGCCATTCGGGAGTTTTGGAGGGGTATTAAAGGATGTTTCTGCCATCGATCTTGGAGTTATCGCAAGTAAAGGAGCCATTGAAAAAAGTAATATTTCAGTTGATGAGGTTGAGCATGTTTTTGCAGGGAATGTGATACATACTTCGAAAAATGCCTCCTATCTATCCAGGCATATTGCTTTGAAAGCTGGGGTTCCAATCGAGAGCCCCGCTTTAACTCTCAATCGTTTATGCGGTTCTGGATTGCAAGCGGTCGTTTCGGCAGCTCAGTCGATTATTTTAAAGGATGCTGATGTCGCCCTAGCCCTGGGCACCGAAAATATGAGCCAATCTCCTCACGTATTACGAGATGTCCGCTTTGGTACGGGTTTACAGGCTCCACAAATGGACGACATGCTTTGGGCGACTTTGAGCGATGAATATATAGGGTGTGGGATGGGAGTAACAGCGGAAACTCTAGCTGAAAAATATGAACTAACCCGAGACGATCAAGATAGTTTGGCTGTCCAATCACACCAAAAATCAGCAAAGGCCCAACTGACGGGACGATTTCAACAAGAGATTTCCCCTGTCACGATATTCACCAATAAAGGAAAGGAAATAACCATTTTAGAAGATGAACATATTCGCCATAATGCTTCAATTGAAGCATTAGCGAAACTGAAACCAGCCTTTAAAAAGGATGGGACCGTAACGGCAGGTAATGCCAGTGGTATTAATGATGGGGCAGCTGCCTTAATACTTGGAAGTGAATCCTTCCTACAAAACAATCACAATGTGAAACCACTGGCAAGAATCATATCCTGGGGGATTGCGGGGGTAGACCCAAATATTATGGGCATTGGACCAGTTCCTGCTAGTCAATTAGCTTTACGGAAAGTAGGCCTCAATATTGAAGATATCGATTTGTTCGAAATCAATGAAGCATTCTCTGCCCAGTATCTTGCAGTAGAGAGAGAGCTTGGATTGAAACGGGAAATAGTAAACGTCAATGGTGGAGCAATCGCATTAGGTCATCCAGTTGGGGCCAGTGGAGCTAGAATTATATATTCATTGGCCCAAGAGTTAAGGAATCGAGGAAAGAGGTTTGGACTAGCCTCCCTCTGTATTGGAGGAGGACAAGGAATCTCAGTAATCATTGAGGCTCTATGA
- a CDS encoding YeiH family protein: MEQKALITPSPNKQKKAAKKLNVSLISGIGFTLIIAVLGFILAALPGLNHIGPLACAILLAVIYRQVFGYPQKLRTGIQFSSKILLRFAIILYGLKLNMIVIFHQGFPLLLRGTITIIFSIAVLMIIAKWLKADFNLSLLLSVGTGICGAAAIAAVSPIIKAKDEDTAMGVGIIALVGTVFSIIYTLIYPFLSIGPMNYGNWVGISLHEIGHVALAAAPAGQDALAHALLAKLTRVFLLIPVCFILMLWMKKKGKIEGEARFEFPWFLIGFIVMSFVGSYIIGNKVLVSQKVMSYISDFTSFMLTMSMTGLGLNICLKELRTKAIRPLIAIIITSVLLSSLSYISL, encoded by the coding sequence TTGGAACAAAAAGCGTTAATAACTCCCAGTCCAAATAAGCAAAAAAAAGCGGCAAAAAAGCTAAATGTTTCTTTGATTTCTGGAATTGGTTTTACATTGATCATAGCGGTGTTAGGTTTTATTTTGGCAGCGTTGCCAGGTCTAAATCATATCGGTCCTCTTGCGTGTGCCATTTTACTAGCTGTGATTTACAGACAGGTTTTTGGATATCCACAAAAATTACGTACTGGTATTCAATTTTCATCAAAAATACTATTGAGATTTGCCATCATACTTTATGGTTTAAAGCTTAACATGATTGTGATATTTCATCAGGGTTTCCCCCTATTGCTAAGAGGGACAATAACGATCATTTTTTCAATTGCTGTTCTAATGATCATTGCAAAATGGCTGAAGGCAGATTTTAATCTTTCTTTATTATTAAGTGTCGGCACAGGCATTTGTGGTGCGGCTGCCATCGCGGCCGTATCGCCAATTATAAAAGCAAAAGATGAAGATACGGCTATGGGAGTAGGCATCATCGCATTAGTCGGTACAGTGTTTTCAATAATCTATACGTTAATATATCCTTTTTTATCAATTGGTCCTATGAACTACGGAAATTGGGTTGGAATCAGCCTGCACGAGATAGGCCATGTTGCATTAGCTGCTGCCCCGGCAGGACAGGATGCTCTTGCTCACGCATTACTTGCCAAACTTACACGAGTATTCCTATTAATTCCGGTTTGCTTTATCCTCATGCTTTGGATGAAAAAGAAAGGAAAAATAGAAGGGGAGGCAAGATTCGAGTTTCCATGGTTTTTAATTGGCTTTATCGTTATGAGTTTCGTGGGAAGCTATATCATTGGTAATAAGGTATTGGTATCACAAAAAGTGATGTCTTATATTTCAGACTTCACATCATTTATGTTAACCATGTCAATGACTGGATTAGGATTAAATATTTGCTTGAAAGAATTACGTACAAAAGCAATACGTCCACTTATTGCCATTATTATTACATCAGTTCTTTTATCATCGTTATCGTATATTAGTCTTTAA
- a CDS encoding LysR family transcriptional regulator, with amino-acid sequence MDQLLSVFISVADKRNFSRAAEELHLTQPAVSQQIQQLEKHVGAKLLLRTNKSVQLTKAGEIVYLHAKEITGLYNRMSMLVNELNNEPTGPLKIGASYTFGEYVLPHILARMKNLFPNILPSVQIGNTRDIAKAITSHEIDVGIVEGEISLRNIYIKSVSTDKMYIVAGGKYPIYFNKEVTRRQVEQENWIVREEGSGTREATETLFQSLQIRPSKLMEFGSTQLIKEAVEAGLGISYLSELTVKKERMLGTIQVLNVKGTPIKRNFSVITESEELHTKSMNLFIELIEKYLKNQLLQ; translated from the coding sequence ATGGATCAACTATTATCTGTATTTATATCTGTAGCTGATAAAAGAAACTTTTCCAGAGCAGCGGAAGAGCTTCATTTGACTCAGCCTGCAGTCAGCCAGCAAATTCAACAGTTGGAAAAACATGTAGGGGCAAAATTACTTCTGCGAACAAACAAATCTGTCCAGCTAACTAAAGCAGGAGAAATAGTCTATTTACATGCTAAAGAAATAACAGGTTTATATAACCGAATGTCAATGTTAGTGAATGAATTAAATAACGAGCCAACAGGACCATTAAAAATTGGTGCCAGCTATACCTTTGGAGAGTATGTATTACCACATATACTTGCAAGAATGAAAAACCTATTTCCTAATATCCTCCCTTCGGTACAGATTGGCAACACAAGGGATATAGCCAAGGCAATCACAAGTCATGAGATTGATGTAGGAATTGTAGAGGGGGAAATTTCGCTTCGAAATATATATATAAAATCGGTTTCCACCGACAAAATGTATATCGTGGCAGGGGGGAAATATCCAATTTATTTCAATAAGGAAGTTACACGGAGACAGGTGGAACAAGAGAATTGGATTGTCCGAGAAGAAGGTTCTGGTACAAGAGAGGCAACAGAAACATTATTTCAATCTTTACAAATACGTCCTTCCAAGCTAATGGAGTTCGGCAGCACACAACTTATAAAAGAAGCAGTTGAAGCCGGGCTTGGCATTAGTTACTTATCTGAACTTACTGTAAAAAAAGAAAGAATGCTTGGTACCATTCAAGTATTAAATGTAAAAGGGACACCGATAAAAAGAAATTTTTCAGTTATAACAGAATCTGAGGAATTGCATACGAAATCTATGAACTTATTTATTGAATTAATAGAAAAATATCTAAAGAACCAATTATTGCAATAG
- a CDS encoding metal-sensitive transcriptional regulator, which yields MMSGQETMNEEDCCTTSSHGRKSHHSEAVKKNLTTRLNRIEGQIRGIKGLIEKDTYCDDVITQIAATQSAMNSVAKILLEGHLRNCVVERLNEGDTEVIDEVLVTIQKLMKK from the coding sequence ATGATGAGTGGGCAAGAAACGATGAATGAAGAAGATTGCTGTACGACCTCTTCCCACGGCCGAAAGAGTCATCACTCAGAAGCAGTAAAAAAGAATTTAACGACCCGGTTAAATCGAATTGAGGGTCAAATTCGCGGTATAAAGGGTCTTATTGAAAAAGATACGTACTGTGATGATGTGATCACCCAAATAGCAGCTACACAAAGCGCGATGAATAGTGTGGCCAAGATATTACTGGAAGGGCATCTAAGGAATTGTGTGGTTGAACGCCTGAATGAAGGGGATACAGAGGTTATAGATGAAGTGCTTGTAACGATACAAAAATTAATGAAAAAATAA
- the copZ gene encoding copper chaperone CopZ encodes MENVTLNVSGMSCGHCVNAVEGNVGKLAGVESVKVHLDAGKVDVAFDKGKVSLEKIKETIDDQGYDVE; translated from the coding sequence ATGGAAAATGTAACATTGAATGTAAGTGGAATGTCTTGTGGTCATTGTGTGAATGCAGTTGAAGGGAATGTAGGGAAACTTGCAGGAGTTGAAAGCGTAAAAGTGCATTTGGATGCAGGAAAAGTGGATGTAGCGTTTGATAAGGGAAAAGTATCACTTGAGAAAATAAAAGAAACGATCGATGATCAAGGCTATGATGTCGAGTAA
- a CDS encoding heavy metal translocating P-type ATPase codes for MSSQIKETSMQITGMTCAACANRIEKGLNKMEGVEEATVNLALEKSVIKYDSEKVSNKDFEKKIQDLGYDVVKEKKEFTITGMTCAACANRIEKGLNKLDGVSMANVNFALENATVEYDPSEASPADIIQRVEKLGYGAVIKEDNMDSMDFRQKEIQKQKNTFIFSVILSFPLLWAMVSHFSFTSFIYMPDFLMNPWVQMAFATPVQFLIGRQFYVGAYKALKNKSANMDVLVAMGTSAAYFYSVYQAIISMGSHHNAAQLYFETSSILITLILLGKLFEAKAKGRSSEAIKKLMGLQAKTALVLRNGEEREIPLEDVIVGDTILVKPGEKIPVDGEVVEGNSAVDESMLTGESIPVDKTNGDTVIGSTLNKNGFLKMKATKIGRDTALSQIIKVVEDAQGSKAPIQRLADQISGVFVPIVVGIALLTFLVWMIWVSPGEFTPAFEAMIAVLVIACPCALGLATPTSIMAGSGRAAEFGILFKGGEHLETTHHIDTVILDKTGTVTNGTPVLTDVLIENGMEEERFLSLIGAAEKQSEHPLAQSIVQGIQARQISLAMVEEFEAIPGYGVRAVVDQKVLFVGTRKLMKQNNVDITKALTAMEELEEQGKTAMLASIEGEYAGLIAVADTIKNTSLTAIKRLKAMDIQVIMITGDNQRTANAIGKQVAIDHVIAEVLPEGKAEEVKKLQAAGKRVAMVGDGINDAPALALADIGMAIGTGTDVAMEAADITLIRGDLNSIADSILMSRKTMRNIKQNLFWAFAYNVIGIPIAAIGLLAPWLAGAAMAFSSVSVVLNALRLQRVKL; via the coding sequence GTGAGCAGCCAAATAAAAGAAACAAGTATGCAGATCACAGGTATGACTTGCGCTGCCTGTGCTAACCGAATTGAAAAAGGGTTAAACAAAATGGAAGGCGTTGAGGAAGCCACCGTTAATTTGGCTCTTGAGAAATCGGTCATTAAATATGATTCGGAAAAAGTAAGCAACAAGGACTTTGAAAAGAAAATTCAAGATCTTGGTTATGATGTAGTAAAAGAGAAAAAGGAATTTACGATTACTGGCATGACCTGTGCGGCTTGTGCTAACCGAATTGAAAAAGGGTTAAATAAGCTGGATGGAGTAAGCATGGCCAATGTGAATTTTGCGCTCGAAAATGCGACCGTCGAATATGATCCATCCGAAGCCTCACCAGCTGACATCATTCAACGGGTGGAGAAGCTGGGGTATGGGGCGGTCATCAAGGAAGATAATATGGATTCCATGGATTTCCGTCAAAAAGAAATTCAAAAACAAAAGAATACATTCATCTTTTCGGTCATATTATCTTTTCCATTGTTATGGGCGATGGTAAGCCATTTTAGTTTTACTTCGTTTATCTATATGCCTGATTTCCTCATGAATCCTTGGGTGCAAATGGCATTCGCGACCCCCGTGCAATTTCTGATTGGAAGGCAGTTTTATGTTGGGGCTTATAAAGCCTTGAAAAATAAAAGTGCCAATATGGATGTATTAGTTGCAATGGGAACATCCGCTGCCTATTTTTACAGTGTTTATCAGGCGATCATTTCAATGGGGTCCCATCACAATGCGGCACAGCTTTATTTCGAAACTAGTTCGATTCTTATCACCCTCATTCTTTTAGGAAAGCTGTTTGAAGCAAAAGCAAAAGGACGTTCTTCCGAGGCCATCAAAAAATTGATGGGGCTTCAGGCCAAAACGGCATTGGTTTTAAGGAATGGGGAAGAACGGGAAATACCACTTGAAGATGTCATCGTAGGAGATACGATTTTGGTGAAGCCCGGTGAAAAGATACCTGTCGATGGAGAAGTAGTCGAAGGGAACTCTGCCGTCGATGAATCCATGTTAACGGGTGAGAGCATTCCTGTGGATAAAACAAACGGGGATACTGTAATCGGTTCAACATTGAATAAGAATGGGTTTCTCAAAATGAAAGCGACAAAGATCGGAAGGGATACAGCTCTTTCCCAAATCATCAAGGTGGTTGAAGATGCTCAAGGTTCCAAAGCTCCGATTCAACGTCTTGCTGACCAAATTTCCGGTGTTTTCGTTCCAATTGTTGTCGGGATTGCCCTTTTAACTTTTCTGGTTTGGATGATATGGGTTAGCCCTGGAGAATTCACCCCGGCTTTTGAAGCGATGATTGCAGTGCTAGTCATAGCCTGCCCATGTGCTTTAGGTCTGGCCACTCCTACATCGATCATGGCAGGATCAGGTCGGGCCGCCGAATTCGGTATACTATTTAAAGGCGGGGAACACTTGGAAACCACTCACCATATAGATACGGTCATTTTGGATAAAACGGGAACAGTAACGAATGGTACCCCAGTGTTGACCGATGTCCTCATCGAAAACGGTATGGAGGAAGAACGGTTTTTATCTCTAATCGGTGCAGCTGAAAAACAATCTGAACACCCTCTTGCGCAATCCATCGTTCAAGGAATTCAAGCAAGACAGATATCACTTGCTATGGTTGAGGAATTTGAAGCGATTCCTGGTTATGGGGTAAGAGCTGTAGTGGATCAAAAAGTGTTATTCGTCGGAACGCGTAAATTGATGAAGCAAAATAACGTCGATATTACTAAGGCACTAACAGCGATGGAAGAACTTGAAGAGCAAGGGAAGACCGCGATGCTCGCTAGCATTGAAGGGGAATATGCAGGACTCATTGCCGTTGCGGATACGATAAAAAATACCTCGCTTACGGCGATTAAAAGGTTAAAAGCAATGGATATCCAGGTCATCATGATAACCGGGGATAATCAAAGAACAGCAAATGCCATCGGCAAACAAGTCGCCATAGATCATGTGATTGCAGAAGTCCTTCCTGAAGGAAAAGCGGAAGAAGTGAAAAAACTGCAGGCCGCCGGAAAAAGAGTGGCAATGGTCGGAGATGGGATAAATGATGCTCCCGCACTGGCACTAGCCGATATAGGAATGGCTATAGGAACCGGGACGGACGTAGCCATGGAAGCTGCCGATATCACTTTGATCCGGGGGGATTTGAACAGTATTGCAGATTCCATCCTCATGAGCAGGAAAACGATGAGAAATATCAAACAAAATCTATTTTGGGCTTTTGCCTATAATGTAATCGGAATACCAATTGCGGCAATCGGACTGCTTGCACCGTGGTTAGCGGGTGCTGCAATGGCCTTCAGTTCTGTATCAGTCGTATTGAATGCACTTCGCCTTCAACGGGTAAAGCTCTAA
- a CDS encoding DinB family protein — MESNRAKKMYDYHVWANQQVFHNIKKLPDGVYGDTIKSVFPSIKEVLVHLYTTDITWLEIMKGSTIPETFKKVEQRRKEVDGVSINELESCYDELAKDYDNFLASQPDLERTIVTEHPKMGVCEFVLADLIHHVVNHGTYHRGNVSAMLHQQGERGAPTDYVFYCLK; from the coding sequence ATGGAAAGTAACCGTGCCAAGAAAATGTATGATTACCACGTTTGGGCTAATCAGCAAGTGTTCCATAATATAAAAAAATTACCGGACGGAGTCTATGGTGACACGATAAAAAGTGTCTTTCCATCCATCAAGGAAGTCCTTGTTCACCTTTACACAACAGATATTACCTGGTTGGAGATAATGAAAGGAAGCACAATTCCAGAAACTTTTAAGAAAGTTGAACAGCGGCGGAAAGAAGTGGACGGAGTCTCAATAAATGAACTTGAATCTTGCTATGATGAACTTGCAAAGGATTATGACAATTTTCTTGCTTCACAGCCTGATCTTGAACGGACGATTGTAACTGAACATCCCAAAATGGGGGTTTGTGAGTTTGTACTTGCCGACCTTATCCATCATGTAGTGAATCATGGGACCTATCATCGCGGTAATGTGTCAGCGATGCTCCATCAACAAGGCGAGCGTGGCGCACCTACAGATTATGTATTTTACTGTTTAAAATAA
- a CDS encoding patatin-like phospholipase family protein, with protein MKADAVFEGGGVRGIAFIGAIQAMEEENVEWERLAGTSAGAVIAALLASGYKSHEIRERYSEINYSKMRGRTILNRIPVFGSFLELMVHLGIYKNDYLETWVDSLLSEKGIRTFADLPHGKLKIIASDVSNGQMLILPDDLERYGMSPADLKVSTAVMMSASLPFFFRPVIWKSKDRKKSYILDGGLLSNFPIWIFDTDNPRFPTFGFHFVKDEVNIDPVIPTPIHLFKNIFKTMLQAHDLRHMNEETIERTIQIPTGGINATDFELNEDEIDFLYKSGYTSAKEFLSEWDFEQYKHKRMQRVKNK; from the coding sequence ATGAAAGCAGATGCCGTTTTTGAAGGTGGGGGGGTCAGGGGAATTGCTTTTATTGGAGCGATTCAAGCAATGGAAGAGGAAAATGTAGAATGGGAAAGACTCGCTGGGACATCAGCAGGAGCAGTAATCGCAGCTCTTTTGGCTAGTGGCTATAAAAGCCATGAAATTAGAGAACGGTATAGTGAAATCAACTACTCAAAGATGCGAGGCAGGACAATTCTAAATCGAATTCCCGTTTTTGGCTCCTTTTTGGAACTTATGGTTCACCTTGGGATTTATAAAAACGACTATTTGGAAACGTGGGTGGATTCTCTTCTTTCAGAAAAAGGGATTAGGACATTCGCGGATCTTCCACATGGAAAGTTGAAGATAATTGCGTCTGATGTTTCGAATGGTCAGATGCTTATTTTGCCAGATGATTTGGAACGCTATGGGATGTCTCCTGCTGATTTAAAAGTTTCAACTGCCGTAATGATGAGTGCCTCTCTACCATTTTTCTTCCGTCCGGTTATTTGGAAATCAAAAGACCGGAAAAAATCCTACATTTTAGATGGTGGTTTACTTAGTAACTTTCCAATATGGATTTTCGATACAGACAATCCTCGCTTTCCAACATTCGGATTCCATTTTGTGAAAGATGAAGTTAATATAGATCCGGTAATACCAACGCCAATCCACCTTTTCAAAAATATATTTAAAACGATGCTTCAAGCCCATGATTTACGACATATGAACGAAGAAACGATTGAACGCACGATTCAAATTCCTACTGGCGGCATCAACGCAACGGACTTTGAACTGAATGAGGATGAAATCGACTTTCTCTATAAATCAGGCTATACTTCTGCAAAAGAATTTTTGTCTGAGTGGGATTTTGAACAATATAAGCACAAACGGATGCAAAGAGTAAAAAATAAGTAG
- a CDS encoding aspartyl-phosphate phosphatase Spo0E family protein — protein MEALYEKIELLRKELITTGLIYGFTAPKTLHKSQELDKLLNLLGAQKEPNGLEYV, from the coding sequence ATGGAAGCATTATATGAAAAAATTGAATTATTGAGGAAAGAACTAATAACCACTGGATTGATATATGGATTTACCGCCCCAAAAACATTACATAAAAGCCAGGAACTAGATAAACTGTTGAATTTACTCGGGGCACAAAAAGAACCGAATGGCTTAGAATATGTTTAA